In the Gopherus flavomarginatus isolate rGopFla2 chromosome 6, rGopFla2.mat.asm, whole genome shotgun sequence genome, one interval contains:
- the LOC127054048 gene encoding homeobox protein vent1-like produces the protein MAELPWEQDQAPRMILSVKIKWLSQSSQDTYEPQQRPGSYAEDTRGRTFASHGLLIRVGNPVCNSRTNPQPHQTGKKDERIKTLDTSSKNDPRSEKLLDSSSSIAAAPAAAKRAWSAAESGSDWESGRSECLSPEEPGGRGSRRLRTAFSVEQISTLESSFKRHKYLGSAERRKLAAKMQLSEVQIKTWFQNRRMKLKRQLQEMRPEPFYSPVPFGARPLPLHYVYPAQQQLLAHLPRQEAVPASFAFPALPASALSPASTFRAEPGFWQAPCFVGYRDSRAFLLPI, from the exons ATGGCAGAACTtccatgggagcaggatcaagccccaagaATGATTCTGAGTGTAAAGATAA AGTGGCtttcccagagcagccaggacaCCTATGAACCACAGCAGAGGCCCGGTAGCTACGCAGAAGACACTCGGGGCAGGACTTTTGCATCACATGGATTGCTCATCCGGGTCGGAAATCCAGTCTGCAACTCCAGAACAAACCCACAACCGCACCAAACAGGGAAGAAGGATGAACGTATAAAGACCTTGGACACCTCTTCTAAGAACGACCCCAGGAGTGAGAAGCTTTTGGATTCTTCCTCCTCTATAG cagcagcaccagccgcAGCCAAGCGGGCGTGGAGCGCCGCGGAGTCCGGTTCCGACTGGGAGAGCGGCCGCTCGGAGTGCCTGTCCCCCGAGGAGCCCGGCGGCAGGGGCAGCCGCCGCTTGCGCACCGCCTTCAGCGTGGAGCAGATCAGCACCCTGGAGAGCTCCTTTAAGCGCCACAAGTACCTGGGCTCCGCCGAGCGCCGCAAGCTGGCCGCCAAGATGCAGCTGTCCGAAGTGCAG ATCAAGACCTGGTTCCAGAACCGGCGCATGAAGCTGAAGCGGCAGCTTCAGGAGATGAGGCCCGAGCCCTTCTACAGCCCCGTACCCTTCGGAGCGcggcccctgcccctgcactaCGTCTACCCggctcagcagcagctcctggctcaCCTCCCCAGGCAGGAGGCCGTTCCCGCCAGCTTCGCCTTCCCAGCGCTGCCAGCCTCTGCCTTGAGCCCCGCCAGCACCTTCCGGGCGGAGCCAGGCTTTTGGCAGGCGCCCTGCTTTGTGGGGTACAGAGACTCCAGGGCTTTCTTGCTGCCCATTTGA